The nucleotide window ATCTCGACGAAGCCGAACCCGCGCGAACGGCCGGTGTCACGGTCCGTTACGACCGCGGCCGATTCGACGGTGCCGGCAGCGGCGAACAGCTCGCGCAGGCGTTCGTCGGACGTGGAGAAGGACAGCCCCCCGATAAAGAGTTTCTGCGCCATGAGCAACCTCCGAATACATCTCCCGCTGCTGATGACGCGCTCTGGACCGCGGAAGGGGGAACCAGAGTGCGGTCTGGTGAGGAAGGGTCCGCAATGAACCGACGGCCGAGCCAGACGCTATTATCATGACACATCTAGGCGCGATTCGTCGTCCCCTTTCGGGCGGCGCGCTTACGGGGCGGGGCGCTTGCCGAAGGGCGAGCGGTAGTCGAGCACGGCGCCCGCATTGGGCGCGTGGTCGCCGCTACGCCGGGATGCAGGTGAAGGTCTGCCGGCGCAGCATGAACGTGGGCCAGGGCTTGGAGTTCCAGTCGAAGCTCTTGACCTCTTGCTGGCTGAGGTCCACCTGCCATTGGCGGCGAGTCACGGCCTGCGCCTCGCACGCCTCCTGGGTCTCGTGCACGCTGAGCTTGACGATGTCCCGGGGCATCTCGGGCTTCTTCTCCAGGTCCTGGACCCACCAGAGAGCCCAAGCCAGCAACACGGTCGTCAGGATCTTCCGCACGGCGGTCCTCCAAGTTTCCCCGCGGGCAAGTTTTCCCGCGGGCAAGTTCTCCCGGGGGTCCTGTCTCCTCGAGGGTCTAGCCGACCTCGCGGAGCCGCATCACCTCGGCGCGGCCATCCATATACTCGCCCATCTTACGCCCGAGCGCCTTGAAATAGTCCGTTCCGCGATGGGCGTCCACGGCGGCCTGGTCGGCGTAGCGCTCCATGAAAACGTAGGTCTGCGGCGCCTCGCCGTGGTGGAGGGCGTACAGCGTGCAGCCGGGCTCGCTCGACGTGACCTTGGCCACCAGCTCCTTGGCCACGGCCTCGAACTCCTTGTCCATCCCAGGTTTCACCTTGATGGTCGCGACGATGCCAATCACGTGGGTCTCCCTCTCAGCGCGCGGCGCGGACGTCGAGCCGCGTGCTCTGGTAGGTCGCTCCTTCGCCCATGTCGCTGTAGCGGTCCCCGCACAACATGTTGATCGTGCCGCCGCCTGCCTCCGCCGCCGGGCGCTGGCCGGGCACGAAGGCCACGCCGCGCGCCGTCTCGTCGCTGATGCGGAGCCTGAGGCGCACCGTCCCGTGGTCGTTGTGCAGCTCGACGACCTGGCCGTTTTCGAGCCCGCGCGCCACCGCATCCTCTGGGTGCAGCACGCACTCGGGCGC belongs to Candidatus Methylomirabilota bacterium and includes:
- a CDS encoding putative quinol monooxygenase, giving the protein MIGIVATIKVKPGMDKEFEAVAKELVAKVTSSEPGCTLYALHHGEAPQTYVFMERYADQAAVDAHRGTDYFKALGRKMGEYMDGRAEVMRLREVG
- a CDS encoding molybdopterin dinucleotide binding domain-containing protein; amino-acid sequence: FYSAGLAAQGLPAMPDWVADPLEPEARKRFPLQLLTAPGYFQAHTAYAGVAALRKRAGAPECVLHPEDAVARGLENGQVVELHNDHGTVRLRLRISDETARGVAFVPGQRPAAEAGGGTINMLCGDRYSDMGEGATYQSTRLDVRAAR